The nucleotide sequence TGCCGCCGTCCGACGGGCAGTAGTACAGATACGCGTAACGGGTGGCGTACATCAGGTGCAGCGCCGCCCACGCCGTGAACACACCGGCGAGCGCGAGCGCCGCGGCGACGTTGCCCTGCCCTGACTTCCCCGCGAGGAGCAGGACGACGATGCCGACCAGACCGCACAGTGCCGTGGCGACGACGACGAGTTCCTCGATCGCGGGCTGGAAGTCCTCGCGCTGGGCGTTGCGATGGGTACTGCCGGCGTCCATCGGCCACAGCACGAACCAGCCGGTCACGACGAAGACGGTCTCGGTCACGGCGATGCCGGTGAGGACACCGACCGGATTCTCGGCCGGAATGCCGACGAGCACGCCGACCACGACGCCGAACAGGATGGCGCCGATCAGCCGGGGGAGTGCGTGCAGGGGCAACCAGGACGTCATGCCGCGTAACGGTACAAGATCGCTGCCGCGTGGAGCCGGTAATGGGCGTGCGCCGACGTCAGGGCGTGCGCGAAACTGCGCCGATGAGTTCCCGACCCTCCTCGACCTCGACCTCGACGCCGTACGAGCGGGCCCTCCGGCACGTCACGGAGCGCTCCTCGGGCGGCCCGCTGGATCCGGCGCTGCGCGTGACGCTCAACTTCCATCCGGACCGAGCGGTGCGAGGCAAACCGATCCTCGACGCCCTGGCCGAGGACGGCGTGTACCGCTCGCAGTTCGTGACGGGCACGAGCAACGGCGGCCTGACCGCCCACCCCGGCGGCGACCGGTGGCGCTGGGAGAGCCGGATCTTCGGCGGGGCGTACGACGCCGCGCCGGCGGAAGAGCGCCCGGTCTACGGAGCGCTGAACTTCCGGCACAAGCCGGTGGGCGCGGCACCACGCTTCGGCTCGGCCCACTTCCGGCTGAGGTGCGAGACGCTGCCGAGGACGACGTTCTGCTACCCGGACAGCTTCCTGGAACCGTCGGACTTCGCAGTGGCGTCCCGCATGCCCCTGGTCGAACTGGCCGAGGCGGACAGGCGGGACGCACTGGACGACTACATCGAGGCGCAGGTCCACGGCCCATTGGTGCTGAAGGACGATGTGGAGGCACTGGTCCTGGACCCCTGCTACCGGGGTACGGAGGTGGAAGATTCGGCCCGCCGCCTGCCGTGCCCGCTCGAATGGCACCCGGGCTTCACCCTCACCACGGAGGAACTACGACGCCATCCGGACTACCGGGGTGCGGAGTTCGTGGCCTTGGGCGAATCGATAGCGCAGGCGGGCCGCCTGACCCCACGCTCGATAGGAACAGCCGCGCACACCGGCGACCACGACGAACAGTCCCTCAAGCGGGTCTGGCACTACGTGGCCCGCTTCGGCGCGCCGACGCCGGTGCGCGGGACGCGGACGAAGACGGAGACGGAGACGGGAGCATTCGATGGCCTCCGCTGAGGGACGGGTGGCACGGGCGGGTGGTGCGGGGTCTCTCGGGTGCCAGTGTGCCCGTATACCCAGTGGGTGTGCCGGTGGTCCGGGCGGAACGCCCGCACTGGCTCGACCAGTTGGGCGATCACCTCGTCCAGGGGCGCGGCGCCGCACCCAGGGCCGGCCGGCTGGTTTGCCGGCGCCCAGGATGCTTAAGGCGTCGGCCGGGTGGACGCGTGGTGGGCCAAGGCGCCGCCCGTCAGGAGGGATTCGTCGTCCGGGTGGGCGAACACGCCCAGCAGGGACGGGAGTGTGGGGGTCCTCACGGGCGGGCTCCTCGCCGTCGGTGGATCGCCGTGCTCAGGCCAGCCAGCGCGTGCGTGCCCATGTCTCGAAGGGCGTCAGCGGCAGGCCCAGGGCCCGCGCGAGCTCCGGGTGCGCCGGCTGCGGGGTCTCGTTGAGGTGTGACTGCCCGAATCCCATGTCGGGCATTCCGGCCGCGAGCGCTTCCTCCTTCGTCATGTCGGGCGCCGCCAGCTCCCTGCCGAGGGCGCGCGAGAGGATTTCCGCGATCTCCGCCATCGTCAGGCTGTCGCTCGCCAGCTCCAGCTCGACCTTGTGGAAACGTTCCGGCTCCGCGATCGCGGCGGCGGCCGTCGTACCGATGTCGTCCACCGCGACCAGGGACAGCCGGGTCGCGGGCTTCAGCAGGCTCACCAGCCCGGCGTCGACTCCCCGCGGGAACATGATCTCCAGGGAGGGCAGGAAGTTCTCCATGAAGAAGCCCGGCTTGATCAGCGTCCAGTGCGTGAAGTCCGCCTCACGCACCCGGTCCTGGATGCCGGACTTCGCCGCGTAGTACGGCTCCATCCAGGCCCAGTCGTCCTTGACCCAGCTCGTGTGCTGCCCGGCGCCCGAGACGGACGTGTGCACGAACTGCGGTACGCCCGCCGCCCGTGCGCCCTCGATCAGATTGACGGCCTGGGCGAGCTCGCCCTCGAAGGCGCGTCCGGTCACGTCGGGCATCTGGACCGAGAAGACGGCGCGCGCCCCCTCTGCCGCCCGGGTCACCGACCCCAGGTCGTCCAGGTCGCCGGTGACCAGTTCGGCGCCGAGCGCTTCGACGGTCTTCGCCCGGT is from Streptomyces sp. NBC_00370 and encodes:
- a CDS encoding DUF1345 domain-containing protein; the protein is MTSWLPLHALPRLIGAILFGVVVGVLVGIPAENPVGVLTGIAVTETVFVVTGWFVLWPMDAGSTHRNAQREDFQPAIEELVVVATALCGLVGIVVLLLAGKSGQGNVAAALALAGVFTAWAALHLMYATRYAYLYYCPSDGGIDFNSDEPPAYRDFLYFSYNLGMTYQVSDTGVSDSTIRAVALRHCLLSYVFGTSILATTINLVTGIVTG
- a CDS encoding NmrA/HSCARG family protein, whose protein sequence is MPTESAPALVIGATGRQGGATARALLASGIPVRALVRDPATDRAKTVEALGAELVTGDLDDLGSVTRAAEGARAVFSVQMPDVTGRAFEGELAQAVNLIEGARAAGVPQFVHTSVSGAGQHTSWVKDDWAWMEPYYAAKSGIQDRVREADFTHWTLIKPGFFMENFLPSLEIMFPRGVDAGLVSLLKPATRLSLVAVDDIGTTAAAAIAEPERFHKVELELASDSLTMAEIAEILSRALGRELAAPDMTKEEALAAGMPDMGFGQSHLNETPQPAHPELARALGLPLTPFETWARTRWLA
- a CDS encoding DUF3626 domain-containing protein; its protein translation is MSSRPSSTSTSTPYERALRHVTERSSGGPLDPALRVTLNFHPDRAVRGKPILDALAEDGVYRSQFVTGTSNGGLTAHPGGDRWRWESRIFGGAYDAAPAEERPVYGALNFRHKPVGAAPRFGSAHFRLRCETLPRTTFCYPDSFLEPSDFAVASRMPLVELAEADRRDALDDYIEAQVHGPLVLKDDVEALVLDPCYRGTEVEDSARRLPCPLEWHPGFTLTTEELRRHPDYRGAEFVALGESIAQAGRLTPRSIGTAAHTGDHDEQSLKRVWHYVARFGAPTPVRGTRTKTETETGAFDGLR